The following are from one region of the Deinococcus aerophilus genome:
- a CDS encoding MerR family transcriptional regulator, with translation MKQAADWAQTAMFTASEVEVRTGVPASTLRQWERRYGFPRPIRNDSGYRLYSPEDVRDIGLMKEHLRRGVSASRAAELTLGGVPVGAEAPPSSSLVRQTEPDLPVQPDDLAERLTAALVAADTARASAVLAEAHAHLPIEDVLMRVMSPALVEIGTMWARGKITVAHEHGASAFLRARLSALMDIAGVQEGLGPLVVAACAPGEQHELGLMMLTLALRRRGVRVAYLGADLPVAAMIAFAREQGAQGLLLSVNGEWALDALEPARPQLRALGLPVFLGGALLNARPELAAELGGVYAGPDAPHAAAIIAGTLDRPRPGNAHPQKTQMEEQP, from the coding sequence ATGAAACAGGCCGCAGATTGGGCGCAGACCGCCATGTTCACCGCCTCGGAAGTCGAGGTACGAACCGGCGTCCCTGCCTCCACCCTGCGTCAGTGGGAGCGGCGTTACGGCTTTCCGAGGCCCATCCGCAACGACAGCGGCTACCGCCTGTACTCGCCCGAGGACGTGCGCGACATCGGGCTGATGAAAGAACACCTGCGGCGTGGAGTCAGTGCCAGCCGCGCCGCAGAGCTGACCCTGGGCGGCGTGCCGGTGGGAGCAGAGGCCCCGCCGTCGTCTTCCCTGGTCCGCCAAACTGAACCGGACCTCCCGGTCCAGCCGGACGATCTGGCCGAACGCCTGACCGCTGCACTGGTCGCTGCCGATACGGCGCGGGCCAGCGCCGTCCTGGCCGAGGCCCACGCGCACCTGCCCATCGAGGACGTGCTGATGCGCGTGATGTCGCCGGCCCTGGTCGAGATCGGGACCATGTGGGCGCGCGGCAAGATCACGGTGGCGCACGAACACGGCGCCAGCGCCTTTTTGCGTGCGCGGCTGTCGGCGCTGATGGACATCGCGGGCGTTCAGGAAGGCCTGGGGCCGCTGGTGGTGGCCGCCTGTGCGCCCGGCGAGCAGCATGAACTGGGCCTGATGATGCTGACCCTGGCCCTGCGCCGCCGGGGTGTGCGGGTAGCTTACCTGGGCGCCGACCTGCCGGTGGCCGCCATGATCGCCTTCGCCCGCGAACAGGGCGCGCAGGGGCTGCTGCTGTCGGTCAACGGCGAGTGGGCGCTCGACGCCCTGGAGCCCGCCCGCCCGCAGCTGCGTGCTCTGGGCCTCCCGGTATTCCTGGGGGGAGCGCTGCTCAACGCCCGCCCCGAACTCGCCGCCGAACTGGGCGGTGTGTACGCCGGACCCGACGCCCCGCACGCCGCGGCGATCATCGCCGGGACGCTGGACCGTCCACGTCCAGGCAACGCGCACCCTCAAAAGACCCAGATGGAGGAACAGCCATGA
- a CDS encoding phytoene desaturase family protein, protein MSEPRRALNVGVLGGGVAGLALAALLAGRGHRVTVYERDRAGGKLRRVTVGGLPFDTGPSLFTFPEVWHAYLDRLNEPDPLALCPLPGGLGLHHTPFGPVPLPVPPGHPLAAAWTAYHERAAPLLPHLQILLTTPPRLRDPDFRRASRALLGVTGPHPTAARWLAARHLPPALAHALGTYALNAGLSPQDAPALYALIPALVGQNVFRPAGGMGALLEALRRFARVRGAQLLEGKEVTGVNGSHLTLSGGEEVRHDLLVSAVDPHRLAQLRGLRPRSPLRRRTVAGLALYAALPAPAPLPATSVLPPRDYRVFRAAVQAGALPPDTLALVHADGPQLAVLLTVPATGLPLGPGHPWVRGQVRRVERVLGVPGLLDSAQEVLALSPAHYAVGGHPGGAIYGAAPPFWRGGPLHPQPYRVAPGLWQVGTGVHPGGGLPAILGGTMIVDRLLREHGV, encoded by the coding sequence GTGTCTGAACCGAGAAGGGCGCTGAACGTCGGCGTCCTGGGCGGTGGCGTGGCGGGACTGGCCCTTGCGGCGCTGCTCGCCGGGCGCGGGCACCGCGTGACCGTCTATGAGCGGGACCGGGCGGGGGGCAAGCTGCGGCGGGTCACGGTGGGGGGGCTGCCCTTCGACACCGGGCCGAGCCTGTTTACCTTTCCGGAGGTCTGGCATGCGTATCTGGACCGCCTGAACGAGCCTGATCCGCTGGCGCTGTGCCCGCTGCCCGGCGGCCTGGGACTGCACCACACCCCTTTCGGGCCGGTACCGTTGCCCGTGCCCCCGGGCCACCCGCTGGCTGCGGCCTGGACGGCGTACCATGAGCGCGCCGCGCCCCTTTTGCCGCACCTGCAGATCCTGCTGACCACCCCGCCGCGCCTGCGGGACCCGGATTTTCGGCGGGCCAGCCGGGCGCTCCTGGGGGTGACCGGGCCGCACCCGACAGCCGCGCGCTGGCTGGCGGCCCGGCACCTGCCGCCCGCCCTGGCCCATGCGCTGGGCACCTATGCCCTGAACGCAGGGCTGTCCCCGCAGGACGCGCCCGCCCTGTACGCGCTGATTCCGGCGCTGGTGGGGCAAAACGTCTTTCGGCCAGCTGGAGGCATGGGCGCGTTGCTGGAGGCACTGCGGAGATTTGCGCGGGTCCGCGGCGCCCAGCTGCTCGAAGGCAAGGAGGTGACCGGCGTCAACGGTTCTCACCTGACGCTGAGCGGCGGCGAGGAGGTCCGGCACGACCTGCTCGTCAGCGCCGTGGACCCCCACCGGCTGGCGCAGTTGCGTGGCCTGCGTCCCCGCTCGCCGCTGCGAAGGCGCACGGTCGCCGGGCTCGCGCTGTACGCGGCGCTGCCCGCCCCTGCCCCGCTGCCGGCCACCAGCGTGCTGCCCCCGCGGGACTACCGGGTTTTTCGCGCGGCCGTGCAGGCCGGGGCACTGCCGCCCGATACCCTGGCGCTCGTTCACGCCGATGGACCGCAACTGGCGGTTCTGCTCACTGTGCCGGCCACCGGCCTGCCGCTGGGGCCGGGGCATCCCTGGGTGCGCGGGCAGGTGCGGCGGGTCGAGCGGGTGCTGGGCGTGCCGGGCCTGCTGGACTCTGCCCAGGAGGTTCTGGCCCTCTCCCCAGCGCATTACGCGGTGGGAGGCCATCCCGGCGGGGCCATCTACGGTGCGGCGCCGCCGTTCTGGCGCGGCGGGCCACTGCACCCCCAGCCGTACCGCGTCGCGCCGGGGCTGTGGCAGGTGGGCACCGGCGTGCATCCCGGCGGCGGTCTGCCCGCCATCCTGGGCGGCACGATGATCGTGGACCGGCTGCTGCGCGAACACGGCGTCTGA
- a CDS encoding UbiA family prenyltransferase codes for MRALRTPAKSLSPALPLLPLRRLLVVSRPALWINTVGTLVTGVWLTGRLYTLDAGVLALLLYLTLPFNLLIYGLNDLSDREEDARSSRKGGWQGARLTVAEAGPLLRATLLLNLPVLAALALLLPPAATALLLTAAALFAAYSLPPLRLKGRPVLDGLSNVAYALPLALPALALGTAVPWAPLLALMAYSVGKHAFDAAQDIPADRAAGTRTVATTLGVRGTAAYALAWFGLAGALLWPVSQATAAALWLSCGGMALALFFVPTPQRAARLYPLSIVTPWVVGAVAGVGLVYLLARGLWTGV; via the coding sequence ATGCGCGCCCTCCGCACCCCCGCCAAGTCCCTATCCCCGGCCCTGCCCCTGTTGCCGCTGCGCCGGCTGCTGGTGGTGTCGCGGCCCGCGCTGTGGATCAATACCGTGGGCACGCTGGTGACCGGGGTGTGGCTGACCGGCCGGCTGTACACCCTGGACGCCGGGGTGCTGGCGCTGCTGCTGTACCTGACCCTGCCGTTTAACCTGCTGATCTATGGCCTGAATGACCTGAGTGACCGGGAGGAGGACGCCCGGTCGAGCCGCAAGGGTGGCTGGCAGGGAGCCCGCCTGACGGTGGCCGAGGCAGGCCCCCTGCTGCGCGCAACCCTGCTGCTGAACCTGCCGGTTCTGGCCGCATTGGCGCTGCTGTTGCCGCCCGCCGCCACCGCGCTGCTCCTGACGGCGGCGGCCCTGTTTGCGGCCTATAGCCTGCCGCCGCTGCGCCTCAAGGGCCGGCCGGTTCTCGACGGCCTGAGCAACGTGGCCTACGCCCTGCCGCTGGCGCTGCCCGCGCTGGCGCTGGGTACGGCGGTGCCGTGGGCCCCCCTGCTGGCGCTGATGGCCTACTCGGTGGGCAAGCACGCCTTTGACGCGGCGCAGGACATTCCCGCCGACCGGGCGGCGGGGACCCGTACGGTCGCCACCACCCTGGGCGTGCGCGGCACGGCGGCCTACGCCCTGGCATGGTTCGGGCTGGCCGGGGCGCTGTTGTGGCCAGTGTCGCAGGCCACAGCCGCCGCCCTGTGGCTGAGCTGCGGGGGTATGGCGCTCGCGCTGTTCTTCGTGCCCACTCCACAACGCGCGGCCCGGCTGTATCCCCTGAGCATCGTCACACCGTGGGTGGTCGGTGCCGTGGCGGGGGTCGGGCTGGTGTACCTGCTTGCGCGCGGTCTGTGGACCGGTGTCTGA
- a CDS encoding DUF4395 domain-containing protein produces the protein MIASSPTRPATPPARTDLSALKFNQYTVIAVTLLAVVAGLPALTVVLGAAMLLGALRPDLSPLRAAYRALGPKVGLHPEVVDEDPRAHHFAQGVGGSFLLASGLSVLAGLNVLGLLLGLAVIALAGLNLSQRICVGCLMYFQYRRLRYAVLSR, from the coding sequence ATGATTGCCTCCTCCCCTACCCGTCCGGCCACTCCACCGGCCCGCACTGACCTCAGTGCCCTGAAATTCAACCAGTACACCGTGATCGCGGTGACGCTGCTGGCCGTGGTGGCTGGCCTTCCGGCCCTGACCGTGGTGCTGGGGGCCGCCATGCTGCTGGGCGCGCTGCGGCCTGACCTCTCGCCGCTGCGGGCGGCCTACCGGGCGCTGGGACCGAAAGTGGGTCTACACCCCGAGGTCGTGGATGAAGATCCCCGCGCCCACCACTTCGCGCAGGGCGTGGGCGGCAGCTTTCTGCTCGCCTCCGGCCTGAGCGTGCTGGCCGGGCTGAATGTCCTGGGGCTGCTGCTTGGTCTGGCCGTGATCGCTCTGGCGGGCCTGAACCTCAGCCAGCGCATCTGCGTGGGCTGCCTGATGTATTTCCAGTACCGCCGCCTGCGCTACGCCGTGCTGAGCCGCTGA
- a CDS encoding phosphoadenylyl-sulfate reductase, translating to MAQDRAPLLASPPRAATHDLLTWALTAHPDALMPSAFNLNGVVLIDLAVRAGYHGEVVFVDTGYHFPETLQTRDRLAARYPGLTFVTLNAGATPEDGQTPPDLYARDPDACCAARKVAPLQRYLREKNPSALLNARSRDQATTRADIPVVEHGARIKINPLASWTRPQLEAYAREHSLPVNPLYADGFLSVGCWTCTRAVRPGEDVRAGRWAGQGKTECGLWAGAGKL from the coding sequence ATGGCGCAGGACCGGGCTCCGCTCCTGGCCTCCCCGCCGCGCGCCGCCACCCACGACCTGTTGACCTGGGCCCTCACGGCCCATCCGGACGCCCTGATGCCGAGTGCCTTCAACCTCAACGGAGTGGTCCTGATTGACCTCGCGGTGCGGGCTGGTTACCACGGTGAGGTGGTATTCGTGGACACCGGCTACCACTTTCCGGAAACCCTGCAGACCCGTGACCGCCTGGCCGCGCGCTACCCCGGCCTGACCTTCGTGACGCTCAACGCCGGGGCCACCCCGGAGGACGGCCAGACGCCCCCGGACCTGTACGCCCGCGACCCCGATGCATGCTGCGCCGCACGCAAGGTCGCGCCGCTGCAGCGCTACCTGCGTGAGAAGAACCCCTCGGCCCTGCTGAATGCCCGCAGCCGGGATCAGGCCACCACCCGCGCGGACATTCCCGTGGTGGAACACGGCGCCCGCATCAAGATCAATCCACTCGCCAGCTGGACCCGGCCACAGCTCGAGGCCTATGCCCGGGAACACAGCCTTCCGGTCAACCCCCTGTATGCCGACGGCTTCCTCTCGGTGGGCTGCTGGACCTGTACGCGCGCCGTGCGCCCCGGCGAGGATGTCCGCGCTGGCCGCTGGGCAGGCCAGGGCAAGACCGAATGTGGATTGTGGGCCGGCGCCGGCAAGCTCTGA
- the pckA gene encoding phosphoenolpyruvate carboxykinase (ATP) gives MSLTANGLLADLGITDARIHLNPGVDELYRHAIRLGEGVQAATGPLTVRTDKTGRSPKDRFIVEDDLTRDTVWWEGFNHPTTPAVFDGLREKMIRHAQHSELFVQQVFAGTDPEQRIAVRMVTEMAYHSLFVRNMFVRPTPEELQDFQAGWTVLNLPSFKADPAVDGVRSETFILVNFTEKMILVGGTQYAGENKKGIFGVLNFLLPGRGVMPMHCSANVGEGGDVALFFGLSGTGKTTLSADPSRKLIGDDEHGWTDTGIFNFEGGCYAKVINLNPEAEPAIYRTTRTYGTVLENVVLGEDGTPDLNDGSLTENTRSAYPITQIDNIQPGSVAGHPKNVVFLTADAFGVLPPLSRLTPEQTMYQFISGFTAKIPGTEQGVTEPSPTFSACFGAPFMPRHPGEYARLLAQKVQDSGAAVWLVNTGWTGGMYGQGKRMSIAHTRALINAALNGALDDVPFEREPFFNLEIPTTVPGVPDEVLNPRAAWADQQAYDETARKLARMFRDNFRRFEAGVDPAVTACMPDPDQQG, from the coding sequence ATGAGCCTGACCGCAAACGGCCTGCTGGCCGATCTGGGCATTACCGACGCAAGGATTCACCTCAACCCCGGCGTGGATGAGCTGTACCGTCACGCCATCCGCCTGGGCGAGGGCGTTCAGGCCGCCACCGGGCCGCTGACGGTCCGCACCGACAAGACGGGGCGCAGCCCGAAAGACCGCTTCATCGTCGAGGATGACCTGACCCGCGACACGGTGTGGTGGGAGGGCTTCAATCATCCCACCACGCCGGCGGTCTTTGACGGCCTGCGCGAGAAGATGATCCGGCATGCCCAGCACAGCGAGCTGTTTGTGCAGCAGGTGTTCGCCGGCACCGACCCCGAGCAGCGCATCGCCGTGCGCATGGTCACCGAGATGGCCTACCACTCGCTGTTCGTGCGCAACATGTTCGTGCGGCCCACGCCCGAGGAACTGCAGGACTTCCAGGCCGGATGGACCGTGCTGAACCTGCCCAGCTTCAAGGCCGACCCGGCGGTGGACGGGGTGCGCAGTGAGACCTTCATTCTGGTGAACTTCACCGAGAAGATGATTCTGGTGGGCGGCACGCAGTACGCCGGCGAGAACAAGAAGGGCATCTTCGGTGTGCTGAACTTCCTGCTGCCCGGTCGCGGCGTCATGCCGATGCACTGCTCGGCCAACGTGGGCGAGGGCGGCGACGTGGCGCTGTTCTTCGGTCTCAGCGGCACCGGCAAGACCACCCTCAGTGCCGACCCCAGCCGCAAACTCATCGGGGACGATGAACACGGCTGGACCGACACTGGCATCTTCAACTTCGAGGGTGGGTGCTACGCCAAGGTGATCAACCTCAACCCCGAAGCCGAGCCGGCCATCTACCGCACCACCCGAACCTACGGCACGGTGCTGGAAAACGTGGTGCTCGGTGAGGACGGCACGCCCGACCTGAACGATGGCAGTCTCACCGAGAACACCCGCAGCGCCTATCCGATCACCCAGATCGACAACATCCAGCCGGGCAGCGTCGCGGGCCACCCGAAAAACGTGGTGTTCCTGACCGCCGACGCCTTCGGGGTGCTGCCGCCCCTGAGCCGCCTGACGCCCGAGCAGACCATGTACCAGTTCATTAGCGGCTTTACCGCCAAGATCCCCGGCACCGAGCAGGGCGTGACCGAACCCAGCCCGACCTTCAGCGCGTGCTTCGGCGCGCCGTTCATGCCCCGTCATCCCGGCGAGTATGCGCGGCTGCTCGCGCAGAAGGTACAGGACAGCGGCGCGGCCGTGTGGCTGGTGAACACCGGCTGGACCGGTGGCATGTACGGCCAGGGCAAACGCATGAGCATCGCCCATACCCGCGCCCTGATCAACGCGGCCCTGAACGGCGCGCTGGACGACGTGCCCTTCGAGCGCGAGCCATTTTTTAATCTGGAAATTCCGACCACGGTGCCCGGCGTGCCCGACGAGGTGCTCAATCCACGCGCGGCCTGGGCCGACCAGCAGGCCTACGACGAGACTGCCCGCAAGCTGGCGCGCATGTTCCGCGACAACTTCAGGCGCTTCGAGGCCGGTGTGGACCCGGCGGTGACGGCCTGCATGCCCGACCCCGACCAGCAGGGCTGA
- a CDS encoding nitrite/sulfite reductase codes for MSDIETLKKELPPFQIFDLIPQYAAAGQIDPKKIDLLKWAGVYPQRPAEDGFLMMRVKVPTAELGSEALRVVAGIAEDFGRGLLDVTDRQAFQFHWLRIGDIPEILDRLEPVGLHTRGSCGDTVRAVIASPLAGLDARERIDVRPIATAMEGTLSGNKDFEDLPRKFKISLTGTPELEGIHLINDIGFLAHEVDGEIGFDVWVGGGLGAVAHLARRLGVFIRPDEVVEVGRAIAGAYRDHGYRVNRKKSRLKYLIKDLGPEKFRELVETAYLGRKLRDGPPAPVARFGGSDVLGVNPQHDGLNYVVLTTTVGRIDPAKARALADLAERYGKGVVRTTAFQNMMIPHVRTEDVDALVAELQLLDLAPRATLRGTTIACTGTQFCRLAQTETKARVAGMIDELEPLHSDLDVPFVINLTGCSNACTRYQVADLGFMGALRQNKEGGEEEVYNVHLAGSIGQAQRTGSKLRGIVPASRLTEYTDRVLSDFKAHKAAGESFVEYADRMGNERFLPDAVLSKEPELVPA; via the coding sequence ATGTCGGACATTGAAACGCTGAAGAAAGAACTGCCACCCTTCCAGATTTTTGATCTGATTCCGCAGTACGCCGCCGCCGGACAGATCGACCCCAAGAAGATTGACCTGCTGAAGTGGGCCGGGGTCTACCCGCAGCGCCCGGCCGAGGACGGCTTCCTGATGATGCGTGTCAAGGTGCCGACCGCCGAGCTGGGCAGCGAGGCCCTGCGGGTGGTGGCCGGCATTGCCGAGGACTTCGGGCGCGGGCTGCTGGACGTGACCGACCGGCAGGCCTTCCAGTTCCACTGGCTGCGCATTGGGGACATTCCCGAGATCCTCGACCGTTTGGAGCCGGTGGGGCTGCATACCCGCGGTTCGTGCGGCGATACCGTGCGCGCCGTGATCGCCTCGCCGCTGGCCGGGCTTGACGCCCGCGAACGCATTGACGTCCGTCCGATTGCCACGGCGATGGAAGGCACCCTGAGCGGCAACAAGGACTTCGAGGACCTGCCCCGCAAGTTCAAGATCAGCCTGACCGGCACGCCCGAACTGGAAGGCATCCACCTGATCAACGACATCGGCTTTCTGGCCCACGAGGTGGACGGCGAGATCGGTTTTGATGTGTGGGTCGGTGGCGGGCTGGGCGCTGTGGCGCATCTGGCGCGGCGGCTGGGCGTGTTCATCCGGCCCGACGAGGTGGTGGAGGTGGGCCGCGCGATTGCCGGGGCCTACCGTGACCACGGCTACCGCGTGAACCGCAAGAAGAGCCGCCTGAAGTACCTGATCAAGGACCTGGGTCCGGAGAAGTTCCGCGAACTCGTGGAAACCGCGTATCTGGGCCGCAAGCTGCGCGACGGGCCGCCCGCCCCGGTGGCCCGTTTCGGCGGCAGCGACGTACTGGGCGTGAACCCGCAGCACGACGGCCTGAACTACGTGGTCCTGACGACCACGGTAGGACGCATTGACCCGGCGAAGGCGCGGGCGCTGGCAGACCTGGCCGAACGGTACGGCAAGGGGGTCGTGCGCACCACCGCCTTCCAGAACATGATGATTCCGCATGTGCGGACCGAGGACGTGGACGCGCTGGTGGCCGAGCTGCAGTTGCTGGACCTCGCGCCCCGCGCCACGCTGCGCGGCACCACCATCGCGTGCACCGGCACGCAGTTTTGCCGCCTGGCCCAGACCGAGACCAAGGCGCGTGTGGCGGGCATGATCGATGAGCTCGAACCCCTGCACAGCGATCTGGACGTGCCGTTCGTGATCAACCTGACCGGATGCTCCAACGCCTGCACGCGCTATCAGGTGGCCGACCTGGGCTTCATGGGAGCGCTGCGCCAGAACAAGGAGGGCGGTGAGGAGGAGGTCTACAACGTCCACCTTGCGGGCAGCATCGGGCAGGCACAGCGCACCGGCAGCAAACTCAGGGGCATTGTGCCGGCCAGCCGCCTGACCGAGTACACCGACCGCGTGCTGAGCGACTTCAAGGCGCACAAGGCCGCGGGCGAGAGCTTCGTGGAGTACGCCGACCGTATGGGCAACGAGCGCTTCCTGCCCGATGCGGTCCTGAGCAAGGAACCGGAGCTGGTACCCGCGTGA
- a CDS encoding phosphoribosyltransferase family protein encodes MNEVTVRIGGVERTLPSARVGSMGRVPLVEFIGDSEFTNAVAQEMLVMIPEGTEVLLTVVTNALPLTHELSDRSGLPYECVRKKRRPYMTDPLIQDAPSMTLGVAETFWLDSPHAARLKGKKVAIVQDVISSGGTAQTLGRIAERAGGTVVGYLAAFRQGEGALSLPFKYLEKLPATI; translated from the coding sequence ATGAATGAAGTGACCGTCCGCATCGGTGGGGTAGAGCGCACCCTGCCCAGCGCCCGCGTCGGCAGCATGGGCCGCGTGCCGCTGGTGGAATTCATCGGTGACAGCGAGTTTACCAATGCCGTGGCCCAGGAGATGCTCGTCATGATTCCCGAGGGCACCGAGGTGCTGCTCACGGTGGTGACCAACGCCCTGCCGCTGACCCACGAACTCAGCGACCGCAGCGGCCTGCCCTACGAATGCGTGCGCAAGAAGCGCCGTCCGTACATGACCGACCCGCTGATTCAGGACGCCCCGAGCATGACCCTGGGCGTGGCCGAGACGTTCTGGCTGGACAGTCCCCACGCCGCCCGCCTGAAGGGCAAGAAGGTCGCCATCGTGCAGGACGTGATTTCCAGCGGCGGAACCGCCCAGACCCTGGGGCGCATCGCCGAGCGGGCCGGCGGCACGGTGGTGGGTTATCTGGCGGCCTTCCGGCAGGGTGAGGGAGCGCTGTCCCTGCCCTTCAAGTACCTGGAAAAACTGCCCGCCACCATCTGA
- a CDS encoding phosphoribosyltransferase family protein has translation MKTHTVQVGDVSRDLPIVEVAPGVSVALFNMLGDTEVTEAAGKALARLLPADIDVLVTPEVKALSLAHVISRECGKPYIVIRKTQKPYMVDPVAREVVSITTGIPQLLVLDGFDVPKVRGRKVAIVDDVVSSGGTLHSLRQIIEGVDGEVAAILAVFTEGQERPEVTALGHLPLFSSESE, from the coding sequence GTGAAGACGCACACCGTACAAGTCGGGGACGTGAGCCGCGACCTTCCCATCGTCGAGGTCGCGCCAGGGGTCAGCGTGGCCCTGTTCAACATGCTGGGAGATACCGAGGTGACCGAGGCGGCGGGCAAGGCGCTGGCCCGCCTGCTTCCCGCAGATATCGACGTGCTGGTCACGCCCGAGGTCAAGGCGCTGTCGCTGGCGCACGTGATCAGCCGTGAATGCGGCAAGCCGTACATCGTGATCCGCAAGACCCAGAAGCCCTACATGGTCGATCCGGTGGCGCGCGAGGTGGTCAGCATCACCACCGGCATTCCGCAGCTTCTCGTGCTCGACGGCTTCGACGTGCCCAAGGTGCGCGGCCGCAAGGTCGCCATTGTGGACGATGTGGTGTCCAGCGGCGGCACACTGCACTCGCTGCGCCAGATCATCGAGGGAGTGGACGGGGAAGTGGCCGCCATCCTGGCCGTGTTCACCGAGGGCCAGGAGCGCCCCGAGGTCACGGCCCTGGGACACCTGCCGCTGTTCTCCTCGGAGTCGGAATGA
- the cysC gene encoding adenylyl-sulfate kinase, with product MAVSSSPRTAAGRVVWFTGLSGAGKSTLAAALHAELSVRGVPVELLDGDAVRENLSKGLGFSREDRDTNVRRIAFVAGLLARHGVTVLVSAISPYADTRREVLGELPRPLEVFVDAPLDVVTARDVKGLYLRAIAGDLPHFTGVSDPYEAPPQPDLHLRTDRISVSEGVRELLRALGEE from the coding sequence GTGGCCGTCTCGAGTTCGCCGCGCACGGCCGCCGGCCGCGTCGTGTGGTTCACCGGCCTCAGTGGAGCGGGCAAGAGCACGCTGGCCGCCGCGCTGCATGCCGAGCTCAGCGTGCGCGGCGTGCCGGTAGAACTGCTTGACGGCGACGCCGTGCGCGAGAACCTCAGCAAGGGCCTGGGCTTCTCGCGCGAGGACCGCGACACCAACGTCCGGCGCATCGCCTTCGTGGCGGGCCTGCTCGCCCGGCACGGCGTGACCGTCCTGGTCAGCGCCATCAGCCCGTATGCGGACACCCGCCGCGAGGTGCTTGGCGAGCTGCCGCGCCCGCTGGAGGTCTTCGTGGACGCTCCGCTGGACGTGGTGACGGCGCGCGATGTCAAGGGGCTGTACCTCAGAGCCATCGCGGGCGACCTGCCCCATTTCACCGGGGTCAGCGATCCCTATGAAGCTCCCCCACAGCCGGACCTGCACCTCAGGACCGACCGGATCAGCGTGTCCGAGGGAGTGCGTGAGTTGCTGCGGGCGCTGGGGGAAGAATGA
- a CDS encoding complex I NDUFA9 subunit family protein yields the protein MNILVTGGSGFVGQEIVRELVSRGHAVWAGSREGAAVAGARGVPLDVTDPGSVLRAVAHSNPDAVIHLVGIIAEKGNQTFEAVHVQGTRHVLAAVPRGARYVHMSALGADPESGSGYSASKARAEALVRTSGLPYIIFRPSLIFGIGDDFFGRVLRELVRTAPIVPQIGDGSFPFRPVSVQDVARAFATAAESGTGVGETYALTGPEEYTFRELLQQELSAIGKKKPIVPVPLALMNLAVPLMNLLPSPPITRDQYAMLKEGNTAPNEPARTVFDLPMLRLPDQLPAIVANATE from the coding sequence ATGAACATCCTCGTGACCGGAGGCAGCGGATTTGTCGGGCAGGAAATCGTCAGGGAACTCGTCTCACGCGGCCATGCGGTGTGGGCGGGCAGCCGGGAGGGGGCGGCCGTCGCCGGAGCGCGGGGTGTGCCACTGGATGTGACCGACCCCGGCAGCGTCCTGCGGGCGGTGGCACACAGCAACCCCGACGCCGTGATTCACCTGGTCGGCATCATCGCCGAGAAGGGGAACCAGACCTTCGAGGCGGTTCACGTGCAGGGCACGCGGCATGTGCTCGCCGCCGTGCCGCGTGGAGCGCGTTATGTCCACATGAGCGCCCTGGGCGCCGACCCCGAGAGCGGCAGCGGCTACAGCGCCAGCAAGGCCCGCGCCGAGGCGCTGGTCCGGACCAGCGGCCTGCCCTACATCATCTTCCGGCCCAGCTTGATCTTTGGGATCGGGGACGACTTTTTTGGGCGGGTGCTGCGCGAACTCGTCAGGACCGCGCCCATCGTGCCGCAGATCGGCGACGGATCCTTTCCCTTCCGGCCCGTCAGCGTTCAGGATGTGGCCCGGGCCTTTGCCACCGCCGCCGAGTCCGGGACCGGCGTGGGCGAGACCTACGCCCTGACCGGTCCAGAGGAGTACACCTTCCGCGAACTGCTGCAGCAGGAACTCAGCGCGATCGGCAAGAAAAAACCCATCGTGCCGGTGCCGCTCGCCCTGATGAACCTGGCCGTGCCGCTGATGAATCTGCTGCCCAGTCCGCCCATCACGCGCGACCAGTACGCCATGCTCAAGGAGGGCAACACGGCCCCCAACGAACCGGCCCGCACGGTTTTTGACCTACCGATGCTGCGCCTGCCCGACCAGCTGCCAGCCATTGTGGCAAACGCCACGGAATAG